Proteins co-encoded in one Waddlia chondrophila WSU 86-1044 genomic window:
- a CDS encoding anthranilate synthase component I family protein, translated as MSFNRSRLTREQLLAIAGRYADLPGTSLFYSGGSFDSAQKSFLCLFPIRKVSASSDTPWNLALPFSGKPYPEWTGFFSYEMGAFSDPDKSIPHFQSELPYAVFYQPSVVLEVDHQTDALHVHGDREFPLADFQEKPPQPFALRMTQKGEGKGCYIEKIHAAKELIKKGEIYQVNLSQEFLFEGCADPFQLFKTVAALNPAPFMAYIRLEDHAIISSSPERFLQKRGNVLETRPIKGTSKRGSSPEEDLQSKEELLSSPKEKAELLMITDLMRNDLGRVSLLGSVKTEKIWHLESYANVHHMISIIRSLEDPKYRPLEILRACFPGGSITGCPKLRAMEAIHQLEQRARGIYTGSIGYFTGLGDFDFNIAIRTMLWNRKEISVQLGGGIVFDSVPEKEYEETLYKGESLFHSLLTQY; from the coding sequence ATGAGCTTCAATAGATCCCGTTTAACGCGTGAACAGCTTCTAGCTATCGCCGGAAGGTATGCGGATCTTCCAGGGACATCTCTTTTTTATTCTGGCGGCTCTTTTGATTCTGCGCAAAAGTCTTTTCTGTGTTTGTTTCCGATTAGAAAAGTATCAGCTTCAAGTGACACTCCCTGGAATTTAGCTTTGCCGTTTTCAGGGAAGCCTTATCCTGAATGGACGGGATTTTTCTCTTACGAAATGGGAGCTTTCAGCGATCCTGATAAGAGCATTCCTCATTTTCAAAGCGAACTTCCCTATGCAGTGTTTTATCAACCTTCGGTCGTTCTTGAGGTTGATCATCAGACGGATGCTTTGCATGTGCATGGCGATCGAGAGTTTCCACTTGCAGACTTTCAAGAAAAACCTCCGCAGCCGTTTGCATTGCGTATGACTCAGAAAGGGGAGGGCAAGGGATGTTATATTGAAAAAATCCATGCTGCCAAGGAGTTGATCAAGAAGGGAGAGATTTATCAGGTCAATCTTTCTCAGGAATTTCTTTTTGAAGGATGCGCAGATCCTTTTCAATTATTTAAGACCGTTGCAGCGCTCAATCCCGCACCTTTCATGGCATATATAAGGCTTGAAGATCACGCCATCATTTCCTCTTCTCCTGAGCGTTTTCTACAAAAAAGAGGCAATGTCCTCGAAACGCGTCCGATCAAAGGAACATCTAAAAGGGGAAGCTCTCCCGAAGAGGATCTGCAGAGCAAGGAGGAGCTGTTGTCATCCCCTAAAGAGAAGGCTGAGCTTTTGATGATCACAGATTTAATGCGCAATGATCTTGGCCGTGTTAGCTTGTTGGGAAGTGTTAAAACGGAAAAAATTTGGCATTTGGAGAGTTATGCCAATGTTCACCACATGATTTCGATAATCAGATCGCTGGAAGATCCTAAATATAGACCTCTCGAAATCCTTCGAGCCTGCTTCCCTGGGGGATCGATCACAGGATGCCCAAAGCTTAGAGCCATGGAGGCAATCCATCAACTGGAGCAAAGAGCTCGCGGGATCTACACAGGATCGATCGGCTACTTCACCGGTTTAGGCGATTTTGACTTTAATATTGCTATTCGCACAATGCTTTGGAACAGAAAGGAGATCAGCGTCCAGCTTGGAGGTGGGATTGTCTTCGACTCTGTTCCAGAGAAAGAGTATGAAGAGACCTTGTACAAAGGGGAGTCCTTATTTCATTCTCTCTTGACCCAATATTAA
- a CDS encoding aminotransferase class IV: MTWVILNHECVLADRASISIKDRGFLFGDGVFTSVKVENGRLLHWDRHCERVTAQCEALHIQPPDIKQSKVEELIERNGAEQGVWKLKIVITGGIDSRLSLPTRTYGTYLVTLEKYEMPEGKAKLCRYPYPIESPASSLKTLAYLPRLMVKQYALERGFDDAVVCSSEGWVLESAFSNLYWEEGGAVFTPMSTLPLLAGTYLTSIDHLKEERITYEQLKEKQAVFICNAMGSRLSEII; the protein is encoded by the coding sequence TTGACTTGGGTAATTTTAAATCATGAATGTGTTTTAGCGGATCGAGCATCTATTTCCATCAAGGACAGAGGATTTTTGTTTGGAGATGGTGTATTCACATCGGTAAAAGTGGAAAACGGCCGGTTGCTTCATTGGGATAGGCACTGCGAAAGAGTGACCGCTCAATGCGAAGCGCTCCATATCCAGCCTCCTGACATCAAGCAATCAAAAGTTGAGGAACTCATCGAGCGCAATGGGGCTGAGCAGGGGGTGTGGAAACTAAAAATAGTGATCACTGGCGGCATTGATTCAAGGCTTTCCCTTCCAACCCGTACATACGGGACGTATTTGGTCACTTTGGAAAAATATGAAATGCCGGAAGGGAAAGCGAAGTTGTGCCGCTATCCTTATCCGATTGAATCGCCGGCCTCTTCATTAAAAACGTTGGCATATCTGCCTCGATTGATGGTGAAACAGTATGCTCTTGAGCGAGGGTTCGATGATGCTGTTGTTTGTTCTTCCGAAGGGTGGGTGTTGGAAAGCGCCTTTTCTAATCTTTACTGGGAAGAGGGAGGAGCTGTGTTCACACCAATGTCCACTCTGCCGCTATTGGCAGGAACCTATCTCACTTCCATCGATCACTTAAAGGAAGAGCGGATCACTTATGAACAGCTGAAAGAAAAGCAGGCTGTCTTTATTTGTAATGCCATGGGATCGCGTTTAAGCGAGATCATATAG
- a CDS encoding DUF6531 domain-containing protein, translated as MKMRKLSFLLLLFLSTLYASDNEIPGRLSADQQPQAVVAGCVNTVSGSFFFSETDLPAAGLGTLQLVRSYDSGNGGKGFFGKGMSHTFPTNLWIREKKDQIKAALSTSESSEIPYEGKAGGTFSIPFDFREESGYTGSINPLNRLEPHLGHIHISGGQGKWRARLSNGALRHFIHKKDRDNRLTLEELPNGQTFHYLYPSDSMSVFQKDADGSRLSSLFILNGDTKYASLDKQKYCTYHFDSRKRLKAVEAGHLPAQGYEYNRAGKLCKLWKGGSEQLKIEYFKTDKHHKGKVKNIQRPKRYGGHEKLYTFSYKKDQTIVTCPLGNAQIFNYHNRRITQFEDCAANRCWKYRYTPLADIRSLALFETSTNTCLHYISYTYDKNGNPLSKKTYGQITGNQDSAVAFPNQDQPHQETAFEYSEENRLTKEIKPNGTEIHYTYHPGTSLVQSKQIISQGVCQLREFYTYNSAGFTTEIIEDDGSGSEADDLTNATYRLKTVNTYEKLLPLSTSKLYQDPQTKEWILLSRKENHYDHLNRPIEQRTYDAGGSHAYSTHTEYDAHNNITSQINPLGELTLYTYDHLDRKTSEEHFGTGKITRFHYNRYNQLIKETEEHADGETLITTHTYDLAGNRKRTTDPYGNKTIFIYDQSSRLISTIDPSGNQETTTYDIFNHPIIATDKNGHQTHRSYNIFGQVLTTAHPDGTFTCNQYRLDSTLHIKTEADGSYTEYTYDYLDRVIKEEIFSPEGKSLAVSTKHYKGKNLIFEIDARGIKTTYTHDPAGRKTSMQRGSRLEEYSYDSLGRLYCTKTQDRIEIKEFDNLDRVIEERVEDRQKLLRKKTLAYDRFGNICLERQYTSLTEYSEIRTLYNSHNLIASTIDPQGNETTYHYLFDDQFTKIRIDPLGQEQWETFDWSGNCIRKEIRFFGNVYAGQRNHYDPVGNLIKQIHDIYIDTEKTGEYVIEWQYNEVGQVVKETEQNLKTTETYYFLGKKTCEIKPGGASLCYAYDHFGRVSELFSSDSTIHYQYRYDPVGNLTSSEDLVNQTLLEREYDENNNITKERLPNGYESRFDYDSQNRLTKIILPDLSEVHYIWNAADLIAVKRGDQEHRYTLDLAGNIIQETGFHGEVVDYTYDPNQRITSIVSKNFKQHLAFDAVGNLVEDNEEAYTYDFLYQLTSDQNTHYKYDSLNNRLEKDSLSYSHTPLQQVAFDGESEYAYDGDGNRIVKGNTCYQYDALNRLIEADGIRYSYDSFGRLMSRSNECFFYYKNYDLGNPDALRLIGRSTIGIETSQGLFSALCDYRGSVCVILDEALNKRAEYRYSAFGETEATGDFHSPWQFYSQRADAETGFLHF; from the coding sequence ATGAAAATGCGCAAACTCTCTTTTTTACTCCTCCTCTTCCTTTCCACCCTCTATGCATCCGACAACGAGATCCCCGGGCGTCTGTCAGCCGACCAGCAGCCGCAGGCAGTCGTTGCAGGCTGCGTCAACACTGTTTCCGGCAGCTTTTTCTTTTCCGAAACCGACCTTCCAGCAGCAGGCCTTGGCACCCTTCAGCTCGTGCGCAGCTATGACAGCGGCAATGGCGGCAAAGGCTTTTTCGGCAAAGGAATGTCCCACACCTTTCCCACCAACCTCTGGATCAGAGAAAAAAAAGATCAAATCAAAGCCGCCCTTTCGACAAGCGAATCCTCAGAGATCCCCTATGAAGGGAAAGCTGGCGGCACCTTCTCTATCCCTTTCGATTTTAGGGAAGAATCCGGCTACACCGGCTCGATCAATCCCTTAAACCGCTTAGAGCCGCACCTAGGGCACATCCACATCAGCGGAGGCCAAGGCAAATGGAGAGCCCGGCTCTCCAACGGAGCCTTAAGACACTTTATACATAAAAAAGATCGCGACAACCGCCTCACGCTAGAAGAGCTCCCTAACGGACAAACCTTTCACTATCTCTATCCCTCTGATTCCATGTCCGTTTTTCAAAAAGATGCCGACGGCAGCCGCTTGTCCTCTTTATTCATCCTAAACGGAGACACGAAATACGCCAGCCTCGATAAACAAAAATACTGCACCTACCACTTCGATTCCAGAAAACGCCTAAAGGCAGTCGAAGCCGGCCACCTTCCCGCCCAAGGCTACGAATACAACAGAGCCGGCAAACTCTGCAAACTCTGGAAAGGAGGATCCGAGCAGCTCAAAATCGAGTACTTCAAAACAGACAAGCACCACAAAGGGAAAGTCAAAAACATCCAGCGTCCCAAAAGGTATGGCGGCCATGAAAAACTCTACACCTTTTCCTATAAAAAAGATCAAACCATCGTCACCTGTCCCCTTGGAAATGCGCAGATTTTCAACTACCACAACCGCAGAATCACCCAATTTGAAGACTGCGCAGCCAACAGATGCTGGAAATACCGCTACACCCCCCTTGCCGACATCCGAAGCCTTGCACTATTTGAAACCTCCACAAACACCTGCCTCCACTACATCAGCTACACCTACGATAAAAACGGCAACCCCTTAAGCAAAAAAACATACGGACAGATCACAGGCAATCAGGACAGCGCCGTCGCATTTCCCAACCAGGATCAGCCCCATCAAGAAACCGCATTCGAGTACTCGGAAGAGAACCGCTTAACCAAAGAGATCAAGCCAAACGGCACAGAAATCCACTACACCTACCATCCCGGCACCTCGCTTGTCCAATCCAAACAAATCATCAGCCAAGGCGTCTGCCAGCTCAGAGAGTTTTACACCTATAACAGCGCAGGATTTACAACAGAGATCATCGAAGACGACGGCAGCGGATCAGAGGCTGACGACCTTACGAACGCCACCTATCGCCTCAAAACCGTCAACACCTACGAAAAACTCCTGCCCCTCTCCACCTCTAAGCTTTACCAGGACCCCCAAACAAAAGAGTGGATCCTTCTTTCCCGCAAAGAAAACCACTACGACCACCTCAACCGGCCCATCGAACAAAGAACCTACGACGCCGGGGGAAGCCATGCCTACTCCACCCATACAGAATACGACGCCCACAACAACATCACCTCCCAGATCAACCCCTTAGGCGAACTCACCCTCTATACCTACGACCACCTCGACAGAAAAACCTCCGAAGAGCACTTCGGCACAGGAAAAATCACCCGTTTCCACTACAACAGATACAACCAGCTCATCAAAGAAACAGAAGAACATGCAGATGGCGAAACCCTTATCACCACCCATACCTATGATTTAGCCGGCAACCGCAAAAGAACAACCGACCCTTACGGCAACAAAACCATCTTTATCTATGACCAAAGCAGTCGCCTGATCTCCACCATCGACCCCTCAGGCAATCAAGAGACAACCACCTACGACATCTTCAATCATCCCATCATCGCCACAGATAAAAACGGCCATCAGACCCATAGAAGCTATAACATCTTCGGCCAGGTGCTCACCACCGCCCACCCCGACGGCACCTTTACCTGCAACCAGTACCGCCTCGATAGCACCCTCCATATCAAAACAGAAGCAGACGGATCCTATACCGAATACACCTACGACTATTTAGACCGCGTCATCAAAGAAGAGATCTTCAGCCCCGAGGGGAAAAGCCTTGCCGTTTCCACCAAGCATTATAAAGGAAAAAACCTCATTTTCGAAATCGATGCCCGAGGCATCAAAACCACATACACCCATGACCCCGCCGGCCGAAAAACCTCCATGCAAAGAGGCAGCCGCCTCGAAGAATACAGCTACGATTCCTTAGGCAGACTCTATTGCACCAAAACCCAAGACCGCATCGAGATCAAAGAGTTTGACAATTTAGACCGCGTCATCGAAGAAAGAGTCGAAGACCGTCAAAAGCTCCTGCGCAAGAAAACCCTTGCCTATGACCGCTTTGGCAACATCTGCCTGGAGCGTCAATACACCTCTTTAACAGAGTATTCAGAAATCCGCACCCTTTATAACTCCCATAACCTCATCGCATCCACTATCGATCCCCAAGGAAACGAAACCACCTATCACTACCTCTTTGATGACCAATTCACAAAAATACGGATCGACCCCTTAGGGCAAGAGCAGTGGGAGACATTCGACTGGAGCGGCAACTGCATCCGCAAAGAGATCCGCTTCTTTGGCAACGTATACGCCGGCCAGCGCAACCACTACGACCCCGTCGGCAACCTCATCAAGCAGATCCACGACATTTACATCGATACCGAGAAAACCGGCGAATACGTCATCGAGTGGCAATACAATGAAGTCGGACAGGTCGTCAAAGAAACCGAACAGAACCTAAAAACCACCGAGACCTACTATTTCCTTGGGAAAAAAACATGCGAAATCAAACCCGGAGGCGCCTCTCTTTGCTACGCCTACGATCATTTTGGCAGAGTGTCCGAGCTCTTTTCCTCCGACAGCACCATCCATTATCAATACCGCTACGACCCCGTCGGCAACCTCACTTCCTCAGAAGACCTCGTCAACCAAACCCTGCTTGAAAGAGAGTATGACGAGAACAACAACATCACCAAAGAGCGCCTGCCCAACGGGTATGAAAGCCGCTTTGACTACGACAGCCAAAACAGGCTCACTAAAATCATCCTTCCCGATCTCTCCGAAGTGCACTACATCTGGAATGCTGCCGATTTAATCGCCGTTAAGCGAGGAGATCAAGAGCATCGCTATACACTCGACTTAGCCGGCAACATCATCCAAGAAACCGGTTTTCACGGAGAGGTCGTTGACTACACCTACGATCCTAACCAGCGGATCACCTCCATTGTCTCAAAAAACTTTAAGCAGCACCTCGCCTTTGACGCCGTCGGCAATCTTGTCGAAGACAACGAGGAAGCGTATACCTACGATTTCCTCTATCAGCTCACCTCCGATCAAAACACCCATTACAAGTACGATTCGCTGAACAACCGCCTAGAGAAAGACAGCCTCTCCTATTCGCACACCCCCCTGCAGCAGGTGGCCTTCGACGGGGAGTCTGAGTATGCCTACGATGGCGACGGCAACCGAATCGTCAAAGGGAACACTTGCTATCAGTATGACGCTTTAAACCGTCTGATTGAAGCAGACGGCATCCGCTACAGCTACGACTCCTTCGGCCGTTTAATGAGCCGTAGCAACGAGTGCTTTTTTTACTACAAGAACTACGACCTCGGAAATCCCGATGCCTTAAGGTTGATCGGCAGGTCGACAATCGGGATCGAGACCTCTCAAGGACTTTTTTCCGCCCTTTGCGATTATCGGGGAAGTGTGTGCGTCATTTTGGATGAGGCGTTGAACAAAAGGGCAGAGTATCGCTACTCAGCTTTTGGCGAAACCGAAGCAACAGGAGATTTTCACTCTCCCTGGCAGTTTTATTCGCAGCGTGCAGATGCGGAGACAGGGTTTTTGCATTTTTAA